Proteins from one Roseovarius nanhaiticus genomic window:
- the rpsP gene encoding 30S ribosomal protein S16 — protein sequence MAMKIRLARGGSKKRPHYSIVAADSRMPRDGRFIEKLGTYNPLLPKDSEDRVKMDIERIQAWIEKGAQPTDRVARMLEAAGARPKTERANMKKAVPGKKAQDRAEERAAKAAALEEAKNAPAEEAPAAEATEEAAAEE from the coding sequence ATGGCCATGAAAATTCGCCTCGCCCGCGGTGGCAGCAAGAAGCGCCCCCACTATTCCATCGTCGCCGCCGACAGCCGCATGCCGCGCGACGGCCGCTTCATCGAGAAGCTGGGCACCTATAACCCGCTTCTGCCGAAAGACAGCGAAGACCGTGTGAAGATGGACATCGAGCGCATTCAGGCGTGGATCGAGAAGGGCGCGCAGCCGACCGACCGTGTCGCGCGCATGCTCGAAGCCGCCGGCGCACGCCCCAAGACCGAACGCGCCAACATGAAGAAAGCCGTCCCCGGCAAGAAAGCACAGGACCGCGCCGAAGAGCGCGCCGCCAAGGCCGCCGCCCTCGAGGAGGCCAAGAACGCCCCCGCCGAGGAAGCGCCCGCCGCAGAGGCGACCGAAGAGGCCGCCGCCGAAGAGTAA
- a CDS encoding chorismate mutase, producing the protein MSADAAKAAQLLKDHRDSIDRLDAILVYTLGERFKHTQSVGRLKAEHDLPPSDPAREAAQIARLEDLAHQADLDPEFAKKFLNFIIAEVIQHHKQHQS; encoded by the coding sequence ATGAGTGCCGATGCCGCAAAAGCCGCACAGCTTCTCAAGGATCACCGCGACAGCATCGACAGGCTGGACGCGATCCTTGTCTACACATTGGGCGAGCGGTTCAAGCACACCCAATCCGTCGGCCGCCTCAAGGCCGAGCATGACCTTCCCCCGTCCGATCCCGCGCGCGAAGCCGCGCAGATCGCACGTCTGGAGGATTTGGCGCATCAGGCCGATCTGGACCCGGAATTCGCCAAGAAGTTCCTGAACTTCATCATCGCTGAAGTCATTCAGCACCACAAACAACACCAATCGTAA
- a CDS encoding GNAT family N-acetyltransferase, with translation MTPHLADTPVLTTKRLTLRAIGPQDVEACTAFMASDRAKYMGGPYSAHDAWVQTCRFIGEWVVRGTGLFAICLKGSDQAIGEVGVFNAEGYPEPELGWGLWDPAHEGRGYAKEAAIAVREHLYADMGWYTVVSYIDPANAPSIALAERLGCTLDSGAPLPDLPDWGGTLIYRHPAPADLGLGAGHKEARA, from the coding sequence ATGACCCCGCATCTGGCAGATACCCCGGTGCTGACGACCAAGCGTCTGACCCTGCGCGCCATCGGCCCGCAGGACGTGGAGGCTTGCACGGCATTCATGGCCTCGGACCGCGCCAAGTACATGGGCGGCCCCTACAGCGCGCATGATGCCTGGGTTCAGACCTGCCGCTTTATCGGCGAATGGGTCGTGCGCGGCACCGGGCTTTTCGCCATTTGCCTCAAGGGCTCGGATCAGGCCATCGGCGAGGTCGGCGTTTTTAACGCCGAGGGTTATCCCGAGCCGGAACTGGGTTGGGGTCTTTGGGATCCCGCTCATGAGGGGCGCGGCTACGCCAAGGAGGCTGCGATCGCCGTGCGGGAGCACCTTTATGCGGATATGGGCTGGTACACCGTGGTCAGCTATATTGACCCGGCGAACGCGCCCTCCATCGCCTTGGCCGAGCGTCTGGGATGCACTTTGGACAGCGGCGCGCCTCTGCCCGATTTGCCCGATTGGGGTGGCACGCTGATATACCGCCACCCCGCGCCCGCCGATCTTGGCCTGGGCGCCGGCCACAAGGAGGCGCGCGCATGA
- a CDS encoding GNAT family N-acetyltransferase, with amino-acid sequence MLNAIPRLETERLILRGPAEQDIEPTIAFLMDPTRSEGFGTEPNRSRAWRWFAMNLGHWALRGYGYFIIEDKASSLPCGLVGIWAPEGWPEPELGYVVFDGFEGRGIAYEAAIRAREWAYTDLGLDSLGSHIVPGNARSIALAERMGARYERTYTNPYMGEDMIYRHPSPAELGLAAAGAKEGRG; translated from the coding sequence ATGCTGAACGCTATCCCCCGCCTTGAGACCGAGCGCCTGATCCTGCGCGGCCCTGCCGAGCAGGACATCGAGCCCACAATCGCGTTCCTGATGGATCCCACCCGATCCGAAGGTTTCGGCACCGAGCCCAATCGCAGCCGCGCCTGGCGCTGGTTCGCGATGAATCTGGGCCATTGGGCGCTGCGCGGCTACGGCTATTTCATCATCGAGGACAAGGCATCCAGCCTGCCTTGCGGCCTTGTCGGCATCTGGGCCCCCGAGGGCTGGCCGGAGCCTGAGCTGGGCTATGTCGTCTTCGACGGCTTCGAAGGGCGCGGCATCGCCTACGAAGCAGCCATTCGCGCGCGCGAATGGGCATACACCGATCTGGGGCTGGACAGCCTCGGCTCGCATATCGTGCCCGGCAATGCCCGCTCGATCGCGCTGGCCGAGCGGATGGGCGCGCGCTACGAGCGGACCTACACCAACCCCTACATGGGCGAGGACATGATTTACCGCCACCCCTCCCCCGCCGAGCTGGGCCTCGCCGCCGCGGGCGCAAAGGAGGGGCGCGGATGA